A region of Oncorhynchus clarkii lewisi isolate Uvic-CL-2024 unplaced genomic scaffold, UVic_Ocla_1.0 unplaced_contig_1332_pilon_pilon, whole genome shotgun sequence DNA encodes the following proteins:
- the LOC139402231 gene encoding zinc finger protein 436-like, with the protein MPSGPSMSEPKSTESPEERAVKVEEEEKAVKEEMEEERAKVEVEEEREVKVEVEEERAVKEEVEVERAVKEEVEEERAVKVEEEERAVKEEEEKAVKEEVEEERAVKVEEEKAVKEEVEEERAVTEEMEEERAVKVEVEEERAVKEEVEEERTVKEEVEERAVNEEEENREVSAPDLEEEEEEVDSITDPGEISNTGSDSEPSSTALGNHKQHRRRNSRQKHHHCMDCFTSFYDPEELRRHTCRPRPCTDCRDCFICPTHPKSPHQIHKRKKPHPCGQRAERFQTPSTLKRHQLIHTGKKSCHCFQCKKRFHRVDTVKAHQRMHTGEKPFHCSLCGKTFGWSIHLKRHQKIHTEEKLFHCSHCGKRFNQLSNLTKHQQTHTREKPFHCSQCGKSFSLSSYLKRHQITHTEEKPFCCDHCGKRFKLEGSLKSHQRMHSGEKPHHCSQCGKSFSQAGDLKRHQRIHSGEKPYHCSQCGKSFSRLNVLKQHQRRHTGENPFHCSQCGKTFSEKGNLKQHQRIHTGEKPYSCDQCGNCFKWKEMLKEHQEAIHSAVPNTDLIMELPSWASTYLTNID; encoded by the exons CCTTCCATGTCTGAACCAAAGTCCACAGAGTCCccggaggagagagcagtcaaagtggaggaggaggagaaagcagtcaaagaggagatggaggaggagagagca aaagtggaggtggaggaggagagagaagtcaaagtggaggtggaggaggagagagcagtcaaagaggaggtggaggtggagagagcagtcaaagaggaggtggaggaggagagagcagttaaagtagaggaggaggagagagcagtcaaagaggaggaggagaaagcagtcaaagaggaggtggaggaggagagagcagtcaaagtggaggaggagaaagcagtcaaagaggaggtggaggaggagagagcagtcacagaggagatggaggaggagagagcagtcaaagtggaggtggaggaggagagagcagtcaaagaggag gtggaggaggagagaacagtcaaagaggaggtggaggagagagcagtcaatGAAGAAGAGGAGAACAGGGAAGTGTCTGCTCCAGAcctagaggaggaagaggaggaagtagaTAGTATCACTGACCCAG GAGAGATCTCCAACACAGGTTCAGACAGTGAGCCCAGTTCCACAGCATTAGGAAACCATAAACAACACAGACGGAGGAACTCAAGACAGAAACATCACCACTGCATGGACTGCTTCACTAGTTTCTATGATCCAGAGGAGTTGAGAAGGCACACTTGTAGGCCAAGACCCTGCACAGACTGCAGAGACTGTTTTATTTGTCCAACTCACCCCAAATCTCCCCATCAGATTCACAAAAGAAAGAAGCCTCACCCGTGTGGTCAACGTGCGGAGAGATTTCAGACCCCGAGCACTTTGAAGAGGCACCAGCTTATTCACACAGGAAAGAAGTCGTGCCACTGCTTTCAGTGTAAGAAGAGGTTCCATCGTGTAGACACCGTAAAGGCTCACCAGAGaatgcacacaggggagaagcctttccactgctccttGTGCGGGAAGACTTTTGGTTGGTCAATACATTTGAAGAGACACCAGAAAATACACACAGAGGAGAAGCTTTTCCACTGCTCCCATTGTGGGAAGCGTTTTAATCAGTTATCAAATTTAACGAAACACCAACAAACTCACACAAGAGAGAAACCTTttcactgctctcagtgtgggaagagtttcagtcTGTCATCATATCTGAAGAGGCACCAAATAACTCACACAGAAGAGAAACCATTCTGCTGTGATCATTGTGGGAAGAGGTTTAAATTGGAAGGAAGCCTTAAGAGTCATCAGAGAATGCATAGTGGAGAGAAGCCccaccactgctcccaatgtggtaAGAGcttcagtcaggcaggagacttAAAGAGACATCAGAGAATACATAGTGGAGAGAAGCCATACCACTGCTCTCAATGTGGAAAAAGCTTCAGTCGGTTAAATGTCCTAAAGCAACATCAGAGAAGACACACAGGGGAGAATCctttccactgctcccaatgtgggaaGACCTTCAGCGAGAAAGGAAATCTAAAgcaacaccagagaatacacacgggagagaaaccgTACAGCTGTGATCAGTGCGGGAATTGTTTTAAATGGAAAGAAATGCTGAAAGAACATCAAGAAGCAATTCACAGTGCAGTGCCCAACACTGACCTTATAATGGAGCTGCCAAGCTGGGCATCTACATATCTGACTAATATTGACTGA